The segment GGCGCAGCCGCTCAACGATGCGGCCCGGCCCCGGCGACAGCAGGATCAGTTCACTGGCGAGAAAGATCGCCTCTTCTATATCGTGGGTAATCAGCAGGATCTGTTTGCCGCTGTCGCGCCACAGCGTCAGCAGCAGGGTCTGCATCTGCTCACGGGTAAAGGCATCCAGCGCGCCGAAGGGTTCATCCAATAGCAGCAGTTGCGGATCGGTGGCCAGCGCACGCGCGATACCGACCCGCTGCCGCTGACCGCCGGAGAGCTGCCAGATGGCGCGCTTTTCTGCACCCTCCAGGCCGACCTGCCTGATAAGCCTCCGTGCGATAGTCTCGCGTGCCTCGCGTGCCATCCCCGCCAGCTGCAGGCCAAAGGCCACGTTCTCCAGCACGTTACGCCACGGCAGCAGACCTTCGTGCTGAAACACCACGCCGCGCTCCGCGCCAGGGCCGGTCACCGGCTGGTTATCCAGCGTGATGCTGCCCGACTCCACCGGCAGAAATCCGGCAACCAGATTGAGCAGGGTCGTTTTGCCGCAGCCGGAGGGGCCGAGCACCACCAGCAGTTCATGGCTCTCCAGCTGCAGGTTGATATCCTGCAATACCGGCTGTCCGGCATAACGAGCATTGAGGTGAGCGATGCGCAGCATGGTGCCTCCTTAAGGTTTCACGAGTGGTGCGACAAAGCGCGAGGTCACGTAGCTGCTGTAGTCGTTGTCCGCCTGCGGCACTCTGCCCTGCGCTTTCAGAAAGTGCGCGGTATCGACGATCGCTTGATTAACTGGTTTGCCCAGCTGCTCAACCTGCTGCTGCGCCGTGAGATAGGTGTTGCCTTTAACCAGGCCCGGCACCTGCGCTTCCGGCACACCGCTCAGACGGGAGAGCTTACTGAGGTTCTCCGGCTGCTTCAGCCAGCTGTCGGGGCTGTTAAGATAGGCCTGCTGAGCCTCGATCGCGCTGCGGGCGAAAGCGGTAACGATCTCAGGATGTTGCTCCGCAAAATCTTTGCGCACCACCCAGACATCCAGCGTTGGCGATCCCCAGCGGCCAACGTCTGCCGAGTCGGTTAACACCCGGCCCTCTTTTTCCAGCTCGTTCACCGCCGGTGCCCAGACGTAGGCGCCATCGATATCGCCCCGCTGCCAGGCCGCGATAATGGCGGGCGGCTGCAGGTTCACCAGCTGGACCTGCGACGGTTTAATGCCCCAGTGTTTCAGGGCCGCCAGCAGGCTGTAATGGGTGGTGGAGATAAAGGGTACGGCGATACGCTTGCCGATGAGATCCTGGGGGTTCGTGATGCTCTTCTTCACCACCAGCGCTTCAGAGTTCCCCAGCTGAGAGGCGAGTAAAAAGGCTTCGATCGGCAGCTTCTGCGCCGCTGCGACCGCCAGCGGGCTGGAGCCGATATTGCCGATCTGCACGTCGCCGGAGGCCAGCGCGCGGAGCACGCCCGCGCCGCTGTCGAATTTGCGCCAGTCAACGCTGGCCCCGCTCGCTTTAGCAAAAGTGTTGTCGGCCTGCGCCACCTTTGCCGGTTCCGCTGAGGTCTGCCAGGCGACGGTGACGTTGACCGCCTCTGCCCTGAAAGCCAGCAGCGCCAGCGCCGCCGCTAAAAATGTTAAACGTGTTGCTGCCATGATCGCGTCCCCCTGTTTTTATCGTGGGGGCAGTGTCTCCGGGCGCTATAATTTCATAAAGGAATTAAAAATTATCCCCTATAGAAATAAGTTCTTAGATCACTATCTGCAAACGTAAGTCGGAAATCGCAATTGCTGAAAAAGGCTAAAGTAAGCAAAAATGTCAGGCGCTCACATTGTCCCTGTGTTATTGATATGCATTCCCAATTACTGCCTGTTAAGGTCTCTGTATCTGATGTCGATCGAGAAAGTCGCTCAGCTGGCTGGCGTCTCTAAAGCCACGGTATCGCGGGTTCTCAACGCGAATCCCGGCGTAAAGCCTCATACGCGTGAAAAAGTTCTGGCGGCCATCTCTGCCTGCGACTATCAGCCTAACCTGCTGGCGCGTCAGCTGCGCACGGCGCAGAGCCACATGCTGCTGGTGCTGATCTCGGATATCACCAACCCCTTCTGTTCGCGCGTGGTTCAGGGCATTGAGGCCGAAGCCGAACTGCATGGCTACCATATCCTGCTCTGCAACTCCGCCTCGCAGCTTCAGCGCGAAGCCGCCTATCTGAGTCTGCTGACCGGCAAAGTGGTGGATGGCGTGATCACGATGGATGCGGCGTCCGGCTTACAGGATCTGCAGGCGCTGATTGCGGGTGCGCCCTGGGTGCAGTGCTGTGAATTCGATCCTGCCATCCCCGCCTCTTCCGTCAGTATCGACCACCTTGAGGCGGCGCGTGACACCGTCCACTACCTCGCGGGCAAAGGGCGACAGCGCATCGGGCTGGTGAATGGCGACATGCGCTACCTCTATTCGCATCATCGGGAAAAGGGTTACCGGCAGGCGATAGAGGAGCTGGGCCATGCGTGGTCTGCCGTCGCCTATACCTATGAAATTACGCCCGAAGCGGGGAGTCAGGCGCTGCGCGAACTGATGGCGCTGCCGCAGCCGCCCGATGCGGTGTTTGCCGTGTCCGATGTGCTGGCAGTAGGCGTGGTTCACGCGGCGCTGGAGGCGGGCCTGCGCGTGCCGGAGGATCTGGCGGTCGTCGGATTCGATGGCGTGCCCTTTACCCGCAGCCTTAACCCGCCGCTGACCACCATCGAGCAGCCGATGAACGAACTGGGCGCACGCAGCGTGCAGTTGCTGCTGCAGAAGATCCGTCAGCCTAACGCGCCAGTGATCCATGAGGTATTGCCCTGGACGCGCGTTGAACGCGCATCCAGCTGACTCAGTGCCAGATTAACAGGACGCAGGCGGCAGTCAGCAGCCCCATCGCCAGATTAAAGATTTTCCAGGCGCGACGGCTGCGCAGGATGCGGCCAATCATCGCGCCAAATCCCATCCAGATGACGCCCGAGACCAGGTTAACCAGAAACATGCCGACGCTAATCGCCATTACAGAGTGACGATAGGCGTCACCAGCCAGGCTGAAGCTGGCGACCGCGCCCAGCGCCATCAGCCAGGCCTTGGGATTGATCAGCTGCAGCAGCCCGCCCTGCCAGAACGGCATAGGCGCATCCGGTGCCTGGTCAGTCTCCAGCTTCTCGTAGCTGGCGGTGGCGATTTTCCACGCCAGCCAGAGCAGATAGAGGCTGCCGGCAATTTTCAGCACCAGATGCAGCGAAGGATAGAGCAGGATCAGCCCCCCCACGCCAAAGGCCACCATCAGCAGCATCACCTGCATCCCGATCATGATGCCAATCATCAATGGAAAGGTGCGCACGAAGCCAAAATTAGCACCCGAGGCGGTGAGTAACATATTATTGGGGCCGGGCGTAATCGCCGCGACCCAGAGAAAGCCCAACATTGAGAAGAAAAGACTCAGTTCCATGACAATCGGGTACTCCCTGCCCCGGTAAGAAAAAACCTCTCGAAGCTAACAGTGTGATATGGAACAGACAAGCTTTTACCACATGAAATTTACCGGACCGGAAAACGAGCAGTTCACGCCGCCTGCCGGGCTGCGTAACGCGCATCTGCAGACGATGCTGCCGCGTCTGTTACGCCGGCGCAGCACGCTGGTTCCCCACTGGCAGCGTCTCGATCTGCCGGATGGCGATTTTGTCGATCTCGCCTGGAGTGAAGATCCGCACTCTGCGCAGCATAAGCCACGCGTGGTGCTGTTTCACGGGCTGGAGGGAAGTTTTCACAGCCCCTATATTCACGGCCTGATGACGATCTGCCGCGCGCGCGGCTGGCTGGCGGTGGTGATGCATTTTCGCGGCTGCAGCGGCGAACCTAACCGGCTGAACCGCATCTATCACTCTGGTGAAACCGACGACGCCCGCTTTTTCCTGCGCTGGCTGCACACCCGCTGGGGCCGCGTGCCTACCGCCGCCGTGGGGTTTTCGCTGGGCGGCAACATGCTGGGCTGTCTGCTGGGTCAGGAGGGCGCCGCCGCAGAGGTCGACGCTGGCGTGATTGTTTCAGCGCCGCTGCTGCTGGAGCCCTGCAGCGTAAAACTGGAACGCGGTTTTTCGCGCTTCTATCAATACTATCTGCTGGCACAGCTCAAGAAGAATGCCCGCCGTAAGCTGCACGCCTGGCCGGATACGCTGCCGGTGAATCTGGCAGAGCTCAAGGGGCTGCGGCGACTGCGCGACTTCGATGATGCGATTACGGCGCGCGCCCACGGTTTTATGGATGCGGCAGATTACTATCATCGGGCCAGCGCCATGCCCTGGCTGAAGCAGATAGAAAAACCGCTGCTGATCCTGCACGCCCGGGACGATCCCTTTATGAGTGATGAGGTGATCCCGCAGAGCAGTCAATTATCTGCCACTATTACGTATCAACTGACATCACACGGCGGCCACGTAGGGTTTGTCGGCGGCACATTACGCCAGCCTGAAATGTGGCTGGAACAGCGCATCCCTCAGTGGATCGCCCCTTTTCTGGATAACTGATCTCGTGATTATTCCCTGGCAACAGGTCTCGCCTGAGACCCTTGAAAACCTGATTGAAACCTTTGTGCTGCGCGAAGGCACAGACTACGGCGAGCAGGAGCGCAGCCTGCTGGACAAAGTGGCGGACGTGCGACGTCAGCTGGAAAGCGGTGAAGTGGTGCTGGTATGGTCAGAACTGCATGAGTCGGTCAATATTATGCCGCGCAACGCCTTTCGTGGCTGATGCACCCGCCGCCATTTCATGCTAACAATGCCTGTTACCCGATCTCACAGGGAGCTTCTCTATGTCTGCACGTCATCCTATTATCGCGGTGACCGGTTCCAGTGGTGCAGGAACCACCACCACCAGCCTGGCGTTTCGCAAAATCTTTCAGCAGCTTGATCTTCATGCGGCGGAGCTGGAGGGCGACAGCTTTCACCGCTTTACCCGTCCTGAGATGGATATGGCGATTCGTAAAGCGCGCGATTTAGGACGCCACGTCAGCTACTTCGGCCCCGAAGCCAATGACTTTGGCCTGCTGGAGCAGAGCTTTAAAGAGTATGGCTATAGCGGACAGGGGCAGTCGCGCAAATATCTGCACACTTACGATGAGGCGGTGCCGTGGAATCAGGTGCCAGGCACCTTTACGCCGTGGCAGCCGCTGCCGCAGAACACCGATATTCTCTTCTATGAAGGGCTGCATGGCGGTGTGGTAACGGCGCAGCACAATGTGGCGGAGCAGGTTGATCTGCTGGTTGGCGTGGTCCCGATTGTAAACCTGGAGTGGATCCAGAAGCTGGTGCGCGACACCGGCGAGCGCGGCCACTCCCGTGAAGCGGTGATGGACTCGGTGGTCCGGTCGATGGAGGATTACATCAACTTCATCACGCCCCAGTTCTCCCGCACCCATATCAACTTTCAGCGTGTCCCGACCGTAGATACCTCCAACCCGTTCGCTGCCCGTGCCATCCCATCGCTGGATGAGAGTTTTGTGGTGATTCATTTCCAGGCGCTGGAGGATATCGACTTCCCCTATCTGCTGGCGATGCTGCAGGGCTCCTTTATCTCGCACATCAATACCCTGGTGGTGCCGGGCGGCAAAATGGGTCTGGCGATGGAGTTAATTATGGGCCCGCTGGTGAAGCGGCTGATGCAAGGCAAACGGATAGAGTAAGGGACGGCATGCGCAGGCTTCAGGAAGGTCGCTACAGGCAAAACCCGGACACAAAGGATCTGACAGCAGCCCATAAGCTCAACACGCAGGGAACCGGATCAGAAGAGGAAAGCGTCCCCCGCCAGGGACAGCGCGGGACGAGCGGTCAGGGACTGGCTCAGGCGACCTTCTGATCTGACCCGGTTCTCTGTGCAGGCACGGTCTTACAACAGCGTGCCGGCAACGTTAAAAATCCTGCGGCTATTACAGTTCAATCACT is part of the Pantoea sp. Ep11b genome and harbors:
- the tauA gene encoding taurine ABC transporter substrate-binding protein, with amino-acid sequence MAATRLTFLAAALALLAFRAEAVNVTVAWQTSAEPAKVAQADNTFAKASGASVDWRKFDSGAGVLRALASGDVQIGNIGSSPLAVAAAQKLPIEAFLLASQLGNSEALVVKKSITNPQDLIGKRIAVPFISTTHYSLLAALKHWGIKPSQVQLVNLQPPAIIAAWQRGDIDGAYVWAPAVNELEKEGRVLTDSADVGRWGSPTLDVWVVRKDFAEQHPEIVTAFARSAIEAQQAYLNSPDSWLKQPENLSKLSRLSGVPEAQVPGLVKGNTYLTAQQQVEQLGKPVNQAIVDTAHFLKAQGRVPQADNDYSSYVTSRFVAPLVKP
- the tauB gene encoding taurine ABC transporter ATP-binding subunit: MLRIAHLNARYAGQPVLQDINLQLESHELLVVLGPSGCGKTTLLNLVAGFLPVESGSITLDNQPVTGPGAERGVVFQHEGLLPWRNVLENVAFGLQLAGMAREARETIARRLIRQVGLEGAEKRAIWQLSGGQRQRVGIARALATDPQLLLLDEPFGALDAFTREQMQTLLLTLWRDSGKQILLITHDIEEAIFLASELILLSPGPGRIVERLRPGFGQRFAAGESCRSIKSDPDFIAQREYVLSRVFDQREAFA
- a CDS encoding LacI family DNA-binding transcriptional regulator, whose amino-acid sequence is MSIEKVAQLAGVSKATVSRVLNANPGVKPHTREKVLAAISACDYQPNLLARQLRTAQSHMLLVLISDITNPFCSRVVQGIEAEAELHGYHILLCNSASQLQREAAYLSLLTGKVVDGVITMDAASGLQDLQALIAGAPWVQCCEFDPAIPASSVSIDHLEAARDTVHYLAGKGRQRIGLVNGDMRYLYSHHREKGYRQAIEELGHAWSAVAYTYEITPEAGSQALRELMALPQPPDAVFAVSDVLAVGVVHAALEAGLRVPEDLAVVGFDGVPFTRSLNPPLTTIEQPMNELGARSVQLLLQKIRQPNAPVIHEVLPWTRVERASS
- a CDS encoding YheU family protein, translated to MIIPWQQVSPETLENLIETFVLREGTDYGEQERSLLDKVADVRRQLESGEVVLVWSELHESVNIMPRNAFRG
- a CDS encoding LysE family translocator — its product is MELSLFFSMLGFLWVAAITPGPNNMLLTASGANFGFVRTFPLMIGIMIGMQVMLLMVAFGVGGLILLYPSLHLVLKIAGSLYLLWLAWKIATASYEKLETDQAPDAPMPFWQGGLLQLINPKAWLMALGAVASFSLAGDAYRHSVMAISVGMFLVNLVSGVIWMGFGAMIGRILRSRRAWKIFNLAMGLLTAACVLLIWH
- a CDS encoding phosphoribulokinase is translated as MSARHPIIAVTGSSGAGTTTTSLAFRKIFQQLDLHAAELEGDSFHRFTRPEMDMAIRKARDLGRHVSYFGPEANDFGLLEQSFKEYGYSGQGQSRKYLHTYDEAVPWNQVPGTFTPWQPLPQNTDILFYEGLHGGVVTAQHNVAEQVDLLVGVVPIVNLEWIQKLVRDTGERGHSREAVMDSVVRSMEDYINFITPQFSRTHINFQRVPTVDTSNPFAARAIPSLDESFVVIHFQALEDIDFPYLLAMLQGSFISHINTLVVPGGKMGLAMELIMGPLVKRLMQGKRIE
- a CDS encoding hydrolase, with translation MEQTSFYHMKFTGPENEQFTPPAGLRNAHLQTMLPRLLRRRSTLVPHWQRLDLPDGDFVDLAWSEDPHSAQHKPRVVLFHGLEGSFHSPYIHGLMTICRARGWLAVVMHFRGCSGEPNRLNRIYHSGETDDARFFLRWLHTRWGRVPTAAVGFSLGGNMLGCLLGQEGAAAEVDAGVIVSAPLLLEPCSVKLERGFSRFYQYYLLAQLKKNARRKLHAWPDTLPVNLAELKGLRRLRDFDDAITARAHGFMDAADYYHRASAMPWLKQIEKPLLILHARDDPFMSDEVIPQSSQLSATITYQLTSHGGHVGFVGGTLRQPEMWLEQRIPQWIAPFLDN